From Leptotrichia wadei, one genomic window encodes:
- a CDS encoding glycosyltransferase family 4 protein yields the protein MIVVKVLLYSEGKSSFSKSGVGQALNHQVEALGANNIEITQDPEDDYDLAHINTVALKSYEVLKQAKKKGKPVIYHTHTTYEDFRGSIKGSYVLSPIIKFWTKKLYNEADYLISPSEYTKNLIKSKYLEKEKEIRVISNGVNINKFNKNEVLKQKFLNEYKSVYDINKPLIITAGLPFERKGIKDFVKVAQECSDYQFLWFGSSSVKSMLPDKIQKIIENPPENLIFPGYVDTDILIGAFSAAKAFLFMTYEENEGIVVLEALSAKLPLVVRDIPVYEDWLEDGKTCFKARDNEEFCEKIKNIVENNVENLDEVTEQAYNIAKERNLINIGKKYKEYYEYILNKENK from the coding sequence ATGATAGTCGTGAAAGTTTTACTATATTCAGAGGGGAAAAGTTCCTTCAGCAAATCCGGCGTTGGACAAGCCTTAAATCATCAGGTAGAAGCCCTTGGAGCAAATAATATTGAAATTACGCAGGATCCTGAAGATGATTATGATTTGGCACATATAAATACAGTTGCATTAAAATCTTATGAAGTATTAAAGCAGGCTAAGAAAAAAGGGAAGCCTGTAATTTATCATACACATACGACTTATGAGGATTTTCGTGGAAGTATAAAGGGAAGTTATGTTCTATCACCAATTATAAAGTTCTGGACGAAAAAATTATATAATGAAGCAGATTATTTAATTTCTCCATCAGAATATACAAAAAATCTTATAAAATCGAAATATTTAGAAAAAGAAAAGGAAATCAGAGTAATTTCAAATGGTGTAAATATAAATAAATTTAATAAAAATGAAGTTTTAAAGCAAAAATTTCTAAACGAATACAAATCAGTATATGACATAAATAAACCACTAATTATAACGGCTGGACTGCCTTTTGAAAGAAAAGGGATAAAAGACTTTGTAAAAGTGGCGCAAGAATGCAGTGACTACCAGTTTCTGTGGTTTGGCTCATCAAGTGTAAAATCAATGCTGCCTGACAAAATACAGAAAATCATTGAGAATCCACCAGAAAATCTGATTTTCCCAGGATATGTCGACACGGATATTTTAATAGGCGCATTCAGTGCCGCAAAAGCCTTCTTATTTATGACTTATGAGGAAAATGAGGGAATTGTGGTGCTAGAAGCGCTTTCAGCGAAATTGCCGCTTGTGGTAAGGGATATTCCTGTGTATGAAGATTGGCTGGAAGATGGAAAAACATGTTTTAAGGCTAGAGATAATGAGGAATTTTGTGAAAAAATAAAAAATATTGTGGAAAACAATGTGGAAAACTTGGATGAAGTTACAGAACAGGCTTATAATATTGCAAAAGAACGTAATTTGATAAATATAGGGAAAAAATATAAAGAATATTATGAGTATATATTAA